From the genome of Aspergillus oryzae RIB40 DNA, chromosome 4:
AGCCTAGGAGTATGTTGGGATAGACTGAGGCTTGGATTTATGTTGTATTTATCAGAAGTGCACTGCTGACTGTGCTCATCATCTAGATGCGCATATATCATGTCTACAACGTCTATAACATGCCACCAACATGAAACGCATCTGAGCCTTTTGCAGTCATCAAGAGCCTTCACCTTGAAATCCCGAAGTTGTATCAATGATACTCTATGTAGCTGTAGGATATGATCTTGAGATGCAGGATGATATGTGTGCATGTATTGACTTTTTGAATGtgggtatatataataaactACACTGCTGTAGATGACAAGCAGTGATATAAACAGTACAACTGACAATAGTGTACAGGTCGCATCAACGATAGACAAACCAGGTGGCGAAAACTATATACTGAAAATGGTAGATGTGTCAAAGTGGCCCGGTCCGTCCCTCGGACGGAGTACCAGCTTGACCTAAAATACGTGACGAGCCATAATTCGAAGTGTAACGAACTAGGTGAGAAGCGAAAATATCCAACGATAGACAAGTCGAAAGACtaatgaaaaagagaggaagcaGTAACCCAGGCCCATACACTAGGTTGTTTTTTGAACTCCTGGACCCCGAGGCGACCGGGCCTCTTCGATTAATAACTGTCATGAGATCGCATCACGTCGTCAGGTTTGCTAGCTATGCAGATGGTAGAGATGCAGGTTAAGAGCTATTTGGTGGCGGCGGCGCTCGTCATAGTGCAAGACCACTGCCATCACCGGTCCAGCGGTAGAGGGCTAGCACTTCTCGCCTACGTTGCTGCTGTTCACCAAAATCTTCAGGCATGCGCCCACGAACCTGCGCTAAAGCCGAACGCATAACCTTGCGGAATGTCCTCTGAGAGATAAAAGTATTAGGCATCTATCATGTGTGATTCCTGAGAAATAAAGCTCACCTGATACTCAGTATTCAATGTCACGACGCAAGCCTCGTGTGCACGAACAATTGTCTCGCACGCGCGAACGACACTGGGACTGACATCACCCTGAAGCTTATCGGCTGCTAGTAGTAGCAGAAAACTGCCTTGCAGTAGATATAttccgaagaaaaagggcatAAAAGTTATATCTGGATCGTACTCTAATATGTCCGCTGCAGCATCAGCAGCGCCGACCGCATGACTCATTGCGGCTATGAACGACTCCGAAGATATCCAGAGATCATGATCCTCAAGCAAATTGATAGGGTCCCATTTCCCGGCCAACAGGACGTGTAGAACGTGCATAATGTGGGTTCCATAGGCGACTACCATTTTCGTATGCACGATGGACTCGTTCACCCTCGACCCAGCCGTACTGGTCGAACGGCCAGATGGGCTCACATGGTCTAAATGAGATCCTTCTATGGCGGCCTCACTTTCCCCTGCCCCAAGAGCTAGACTGCTAGTGTAACGAGCCTCGAATTCTTTCAGGCTCTGAGCATATGTATCCAGTTGACGGGTAATCTCCAGCACTTGGTGGTCCCAGTCTGCACTATTCCGGAAGACACGACCAAACCTGGGATGTTCCTTTGCCTGTTGGAGATCGACAATTTCACCCAAGATCGTCATCAAGGGTAGGAAGAAACCGAACATGCTGTGTCCTGTACACTCTACCTGGGGGCCTACCTGCCGGTAAGTGGCACCAGCAAAATCGCCAGCCTGCCACAAGTCATCATTCATTGGCTGAAGGAGTCCTTCACACTCCTTGTCCAGTAATGTCAGAGGGCGGTTATAGCAGAGCGCTAAGTGGCGATCTGTTGCATAGAGCAACCACCAAAGACGCCGACGTTCTTCTCGTTCCTCCTCAGTGACATTGAGGATCGTGCTTCCAGAGTTACCCCCGACCGATGTGATaagaggagggagattaCGTTTTGACATGTCCACATCTGTATCGTCCTCAGGCTCGCCGTCCTGTCTCGGCTGGGGGGCATTCGGCGGCAATTCACGTCCCAACTTCAATTCGCGAGCGAGAGACCATGCTGCCGTCCACCAACGCATACTAGCTGCCTTATATTCGCTGGCAGAGATCACAGTCGCTAAGTGGACATAGGTGGCAACGTCATCTACGGCACCTGTTGCGCTACTTTGCGCGCCAAGTTGGTCCATGGAGACCCCAAAGCCGCCCAGAGCTACCCCGTTGATGACCATATTAGCAGCGTAGTTGGGAGATGTTTCCCCAGGGGCGGGTCCATGGATCAGCGGCCGGAGTAGGCCAACCGTGAGTTCCAAAAGTTTTTGGCATACTCTGCCCCGAGCCGACGGCGGAGATGTCAGGAACGCTGCATCGCTCGTCTGTGCGGCAACCCATAGCATACTAGCCAATAGGCCAGGACTACATACCCTTGGCTTTGTGGGATGGAGAAACGATTGTTTTCGGAAGATGTACCCGACCACATACGGGGATTGCGGCGACAAgtgggaaggggagaagcTGGTGAAATAGACATCGAGGAGATCACAGGCCAATGACTGAGGAATGATCGACGCGATATGAGGGAGGACGGGCTGGAGGACAGGGTACCGCAAGGTGCTGGAAAATGGAGGCATGCTAAAGGACGCGAAGTTTGCAGGGGATGGCGAAGGTAGTGATAGCCATCCTGGTGATTGCGCCGGGGGTGATAAGCCTAGAAAAGGTGCCGGAGGGTTTTCAGCAGAGTTCCCCAGTCGgtattggttgattgatgggTGATTTGCTTCTGATGCGTTCATCAGAGAATAAGCGCCGTCATTATAGCCGGAATTCATCCCTTGAGGTGGCAGTGCTCCCGACGGAGACCGGGTATTTGCGCCGGATGGATGTAGCATCTGTAATGAACGAAGGTCGGGAACAGACATCTGCGGTCGGTTGGAATCATTAAGAGTGTTGAAGTGATTCAAGTGAATGGCATCGATTGCACCACCCAGGGATGGTTGAGAGTGCGGGGTCTGTTGTGAGCCCTGCATCCCCGCCATACCTGACATATCCGAGTGCTGTCCTAATTGCGATTGTCCCGCTGTCGCCAGATTCCGGGAGGCATCAAAATTCGGATCGTACCTGCCGCTGACCTCTTGCGTTGATTGACCATCCGAAGGGGTGTGCCTTTTAGCTGACGATACAGAATCGTTGGATGTATTGCCGTTTGACGTCGGCGCGGTGCCATTGTTGGCTACGGCGGCGGCAGCCGCAGCGAGATCCTTTTTGGATGCTTTGCCACGTTTTTTGCGTTCTCGAGCATATTCACAAGTCAGGCCAAATTCTGCCCAAGAAGTGTTAGTGTTTATAAAGCATCGCGCAGTGAATAAAGGAACCACTACCAATGCAATGCGCACATGGGTTTTGCCCATCGCACTTCGTCCGAAGCTGATTACACTGATCACATGCTCGACTGATTCTTCGGCGGACGGGGCCGGAGTTTGAACTTTTGCGGATCGTCGAGCGAGCCTCTGCCAGTTGGTCCCGTTGAGGCAGGTTTCTGAATCCGGTGGTTGCGTTCTGGGTGTGCTGGGCGGAGGATTCGTCGCTGTAAAGCTGCTGACCTTGGGGTTTGGAGATTGAGCTTCTAAGAGGGTTAGGAACTCCACCGTCAACGGCACTGGCCCCATTGGCTTCTCGCGACAGCTGCAGTTGCTCCAGCGCGTATTGCGAACCCTCGGCGAGCGTGTCCAGCCCTACCGTCTGAGATTGCGCCATTCCGACCGGCTGGGTAcctgaagaaaaaggagagaaggagcTCGTAAAATGCTGAATCGAGGTCGTCGACATTCTCACCGGGCAAGAGAAGCGACCGGTCGATCTACTGGTACATATAGGAACGCGGTTGGACAAGACTGGCGGATGTGGGGAACggaaatgaaaagggaaaacgGAGAAGGGCCGTTAAGGCCCCAAAATCACGTAAAAGTGGTACTAGCCAGTTAAGAAGATATAGTCCGTCACATCGAATGAGTGTCAACCAGGGGAACTATTTGAAGAGGAACGAATAGGTGTAGCGAGtcaaaaaggaaacgagGTAGTGAAAAGGcagttgaagagaaaaagagagcCAAAGGTACGGGTcagtggagagggagaaaatCGGCTCAGAGGCCAGGGTCAGAACATATTGCCGACTAAGGTAATCGGGTcgggagagagatgaaagggaaatatgGGTCTTAGACCTGGGGAACCAAGAAAGAATGCTAACGAGGATTTTAGCTTGACGGTTTGAATTACCTCGAGACCTTATAGGCCGGGGACTCACCGTGAATCGAGTCAACAGCAGACGACACGAGGAGATGCCCCCCAGAAAGCCACCGAAGCATACGAGAAAACcggggaaggaaaagcactAAAAGCACTAAGACGGAGACTAAAGGTCACGAGTGGATGGCTTTAGCCATCCGTCAGGCCACAGGGCGACGGGGGGAGAAGGCCCGGGAGATGGTAGATAATCTCCTCATGAGGCAAACTTGGTCTAGGGCTCCGCCGAGATCCAGGTTTAGAATGACAAGACGACGATCCGTTTTAATACCCGCTTTCTTGTCCACAGGCCTGAGTGATGGATAGAAAGATGTGGAGTCGTAGCAGTTGATTTAGAATTGAACAAGCCAATAAATGACAAGGAAaggacagaagaaaaaaggcgGGGAAAAAGGTCCCTCACTTTCGGATGAGGTGTGCCTGCCGGGGCTGCGTTCCGGATCGTCAGGTCAAGGTGGAGAGGGTGATTGGTGATCAGGATTTGTTTTGGCCTTTCAATATCTCCGAGTAGTTGTTTTTATTGTTGGAATAGCATTCTCAACAAAATCATTGTTATAGGAAATGAATGACCCGGCAGATGTTCAATCAAGAACACATTGATTTATTTAAAGTATGAAACGTGGGGGAAGTGCCGGCATCACTATCTGCCTGGGGCACTCAACCCATGTCATGTGCGTACGCCTATATATTGCACTTCCAGGGATACATAGACTCAACGCGATGGAATTGACTCTGGGGTAGCCTATGTCAGTCAGTATATGTAATACATGCCGATGTACAAGTCTACTCCATCAAAGCACGTCCGAGACTAGTGTATGCACCTATAATCACAGTCTACACGCCAACATGCTGTCAGCAGATTCAACGGAAGAATAAACAATAACAGCACTATTAATACAAGTTTACAACGGTTTTAGTCGAAACTGCCCGACTCTAGTCCGACTCTTGCAATCCacctctctttctcaattTGCCTCTGAGCAGATTCGTCCTTTAATTAAATCCCTCGATCGCTCGGAGAAGAGGCAGAAGCCGACGGAAGATGTAGTAGAATTTCCCCGCTAGGCTGCTGGTGTGCAGGAACCCTGTCTGATGCTCCAACTTGAACCTTCCTAACCGACCTGCAGGTTGTCGGTGCTACTACTtagtagtaatagtactagtagtagtagtagtagtactacGGCGTGaagtagtactccgtaagtagGACTTTGCTGCAACATCCCTTTCATCTGCTCTCAAACACGCCCACCATGTCTTGGCGGGTATTCCTCTTTTGTCCGACATTTTGCCTAAATTACCCCGGAAAAACACAAAAAAGTTTACTTTGGCATGTTTACTACTACTAAGTAATAATGGAAAGGGTTCATCACAAGCCACAGAATTTTGAGTTTGCATATGTTattttgtatgtacaatgaTCACAGCCTTTCGCGTCTGTGATAGCCTTCGCATATATAAACATAAATGCAGAGTTAGTCATACTGTACATGTTACCCGATGTCCAACGCCAGATCTATCCACGTGAAACATACATTATACATCAATCACCAACAGTGGCCAGAAAACCACTGcataaagaaaaaagggaaaaatacaCAAGgtgaagagagggagagagttTTGTAAAAGATGCAACAGATACACAGAATGGGGATATCACTAATCATGCTCAAACGAGGCAACGCTTAGGTAGGTGAGCGAGGAACTAGGGCGCAGACGATCCCGTCCCtctaattttatttttcatcGATCGCGCCAAAGCGAACGCCAACCCAATGTGTTCAAACTCCCGTCCAACTTGAAGGAGGGCCCGCTCAGCCAACCAATGGTTGATTCttcaggagaagaaatattcaCTGTCTCGGATACGCGTGATGTCCCACTCTCCTTTCCGAGGTACCTCGCGGAAGCGCAACGGCAACCAGAGCCAAGTGTGGACAGCACCGcgccttttcttcttcggctcgtcaatctcatccagaTCGGCTTCAGCAGTGGCGTCTTCGGTGTTCGCCTTCGGGCCAAGAACGTCGTCAAAATCGGTCATTAGACTCTCAATGATTGGGTCTGAGGAATCCGCATCCATGCCGGAAGTTTTCCGCTCTGCTGCTTCCAGATTCTCCGGGACATGGCCGACAACGGTCTCACCAAGGGAGCTCGAAATAGCAAGATCCTCATCGGCACCGCCGGCCTGCTCAAAGACACTAGCGGGAGTGACCATTGCGCGTCCCTGAGCTTGCAATTCCGGATCGTCCGATTGCAAAAGCTTTTGTCTCTTGTACTCCTCCAAGAGTTCCTGCACCTTAGCTTGTTTGTGGTTTGCACGTCTACGGTGAGCTCGGATAGCCTTTCCAATCTTGCTCGAGACGTTGACCTTCGCAAGGAACAGATTCTTGCCATAACGGACTTCAAACTCCGCCGCGAGCCTCTTCACAACATCGTCAGAGTGCATGCGAACGAAAGCCTCTCGGAGAATATTGTTCATAGAATCGACATCGCAGGCATGGGTCCAGAAGGAGTCATGGACCGCCGAAAAGCTGAGACCAGCCCGGTCGCAGGCAATAGCCGACATCATCATGTGGGTAGCGTCGAGGGAGTGAATAAAATTCGGTGGGAAAGCCTGAAGTTGCTTGCGCTTGGAAACGACATCGTCCGAGCCCATGTCGACAATGCTTAAATCCTGTAGAGTAGTCCGAACGCGTCGAGATTTTCGAACACGGTAAGGCTGGACAACAGGCAAACCTAGAGGAGTGGTCCAGATCACAGTGGATCTGAACTTCTGAGCTGGGTCGTTGGCTTTCCTGATCAAGCCCCCGTCTGATTGTGTAGGGCTCAAAGCTTCTTTTGCGATTTCCTCGATCTGTtcaggagagagagattgCGTGATACGACTTGCGCAGTCTCCAAGCCAGTATTGGATTTCATGAGCTCCATTGAACATTGTGCCTAAAGCCTCGAAAATCTTCCGAGCAATGTATAACGAACCGCCCTTCGTGTCATCGGCCGAAAGCTCTGGGTAGTGGTCAACAAGCTGTTTGCGCACTTGCTTCATAGCTCCCATAAAGGTGACACCGTAGACGTTCGTCATGACAGTCTGCTTGACAATCTTACGGGTGATCTTCCCGTCAAGCAACTTCGCAATTGGGATACCCTCTTTGGCTTCACGGGCGACGGCCTCCTTAACAAATTCAGCGACACCAGAATATACATCGGATGGGCGGTCGGACGGCTCCAAGTTCACTTGCTGAGCGCCCACCTTATCACCACCAAGCGCTGCGTAGTGTTGCAGTCCATTGCACGAGCCATCTTGATGGATAGGTAGTCGCGATGGATATTGAGTAGGATCCGGGTGCTGGAGAGCGTTTCTCAGCTCACAGCAGGCGGCTAAGCATTGCCATGGATCCTCTGCGTCAAGCCACCAACGTCTGCCGTGTAGACCTTTGTTTGCCGAATCAAGAACTTCGTCCAAGTGATCCATTGTCCATTGTTCGCGTTCCGACAGGCTGGCCTTGTCAAAGCCAGCCAAGTTTGCAATCTGAATCTTCAGCCATCTCAGGCCACGAGCGCCCAGCGGCTTAGCTTCgctgaaaaggaggagtCCTCGAGCATTGTCCGCACCCATTTGGTTAAGGTAGGGTGGAAGCGGGTAAGCACGACCACGGAAGTCCATGTTATGGGGAAGATAGAAAGTATCATTTCTGTACGCACGCGCAACTTCTAGTTGAAAATTTTGGAAGCATCGGTTGGAATGCATGCCGGATCGTCTATTTTCGATCTCACGCATAGCGTTATCCCACTTCTTCTCGGCAGCGAGACCCTCTTCGGGAGCTGGCTTaggtgggggaggaaggtCGGGGTTTAAGGGCGCAAGGCTGGCAATAGCTTCTCCCGAGTTCCATGCCTCAAGCATGACCTCGAATACGTCACGATTGATCCTCCACCCAGTTCTTCCAAGAATATTCAAACCCTCGCGGACCTGTTCCAAACCATTGTTCTCCATCGCTGCTTTGATATAAGATGGTTGTAGAGTCTCGCCCGGTGTTACGCGTACAATGCTGCTCTGATAAATGAAATATCCACCATCTTTAGGACCGTTCCACGGCTTTGGTTTACAGATCATGGGCAACTGACGACCTAGCACATCTGCGGTAGGTTCCCTAGCAACGATCTGAACAACTTCTGGGTGTAAATGAACGTATCCCGACTTCTTCCCCCAGTTAATTTGATAGGAGT
Proteins encoded in this window:
- the xlnR gene encoding putative C6 transcription factor (predicted protein) encodes the protein MSTTSIQHFTSSFSPFSSGTQPVGMAQSQTVGLDTLAEGSQYALEQLQLSREANGASAVDGGVPNPLRSSISKPQGQQLYSDESSAQHTQNATTGFRNLPQRDQLAEARSTIRKSSNSGPVRRRISRACDQCNQLRTKCDGQNPCAHCIGSEFGLTCEYARERKKRGKASKKDLAAAAAAVANNGTAPTSNGNTSNDSVSSAKRHTPSDGQSTQEVSGRYDPNFDASRNLATAGQSQLGQHSDMSGMAGMQGSQQTPHSQPSLGGAIDAIHLNHFNTLNDSNRPQMSVPDLRSLQMLHPSGANTRSPSGALPPQGMNSGYNDGAYSLMNASEANHPSINQYRLGNSAENPPAPFLGLSPPAQSPGWLSLPSPSPANFASFSMPPFSSTLRYPVLQPVLPHIASIIPQSLACDLLDVYFTSFSPSHLSPQSPYVVGYIFRKQSFLHPTKPRVCSPGLLASMLWVAAQTSDAAFLTSPPSARGRVCQKLLELTVGLLRPLIHGPAPGETSPNYAANMVINGVALGGFGVSMDQLGAQSSATGAVDDVATYVHLATVISASEYKAASMRWWTAAWSLARELKLGRELPPNAPQPRQDGEPEDDTDVDMSKRNLPPLITSVGGNSGSTILNVTEEEREERRRLWWLLYATDRHLALCYNRPLTLLDKECEGLLQPMNDDLWQAGDFAGATYRQVGPQVECTGHSMFGFFLPLMTILGEIVDLQQAKEHPRFGRVFRNSADWDHQVLEITRQLDTYAQSLKEFEARYTSSLALGAGESEAAIEGSHLDHVSPSGRSTSTAGSRVNESIVHTKMVVAYGTHIMHVLHVLLAGKWDPINLLEDHDLWISSESFIAAMSHAVGAADAAADILEYDPDITFMPFFFGIYLLQGSFLLLLAADKLQGDVSPSVVRACETIVRAHEACVVTLNTEYQRTFRKVMRSALAQVRGRMPEDFGEQQQRRREVLALYRWTGDGSGLAL
- a CDS encoding DNA-directed RNA polymerase (mitochondrial/chloroplast DNA-directed RNA polymerase RPO41, provides primers for DNA replication-initiation), whose translation is MLSRIARQKNAASHLRVSKGRLVSPSLAALRFHSHLGRSNSFVNASVNVSPDRLRQPSLQSNRYLATAADHSAVEQPPYPPFENSSYTAGHRYDQPAQMASLFPPISKGFNASSLIIIDDLLQTRPRALKKHKGIGGDEDEMMANLDISLKVGRIDRAANLVTRLGEYFPIGSPEYLAIHNRYLEEMVSHMVVTRQHNLVLPLQRWFEVDMAHGGVQPDARTYAIMIRMALRMLHGAKRDRAVRRYWSFAKTAGVEEEVLAVPVLSELELGELSEICSSDLRRVAIGSIHSDIANNPESITDEVPAVRPVDQKGLGLSSLQDSLSMFSTGSDVAFPTDSNYTEEEKLELYNQLRQRQLETDSIRTSLERWRQEFTQMQKSGLDMTGGGKKLGTIMNQWHMGLVSRIQEELKLVDEAEANPIRTFEQKERYDYGVYLRSLDPERLAALTILAVISTFSRGGMEKGIKVSAIATGIGKDLQDELIAEMTLKKQQTGDARRLKALREILAGRKKKDGRASWQKIVHDFEKEDPAAIWPPRVKAKVGAVLMSFLFDVGKVPVLTEHPRTDKKTIVMQPAFQHSYQINWGKKSGYVHLHPEVVQIVAREPTADVLGRQLPMICKPKPWNGPKDGGYFIYQSSIVRVTPGETLQPSYIKAAMENNGLEQVREGLNILGRTGWRINRDVFEVMLEAWNSGEAIASLAPLNPDLPPPPKPAPEEGLAAEKKWDNAMREIENRRSGMHSNRCFQNFQLEVARAYRNDTFYLPHNMDFRGRAYPLPPYLNQMGADNARGLLLFSEAKPLGARGLRWLKIQIANLAGFDKASLSEREQWTMDHLDEVLDSANKGLHGRRWWLDAEDPWQCLAACCELRNALQHPDPTQYPSRLPIHQDGSCNGLQHYAALGGDKVGAQQVNLEPSDRPSDVYSGVAEFVKEAVAREAKEGIPIAKLLDGKITRKIVKQTVMTNVYGVTFMGAMKQVRKQLVDHYPELSADDTKGGSLYIARKIFEALGTMFNGAHEIQYWLGDCASRITQSLSPEQIEEIAKEALSPTQSDGGLIRKANDPAQKFRSTVIWTTPLGLPVVQPYRVRKSRRVRTTLQDLSIVDMGSDDVVSKRKQLQAFPPNFIHSLDATHMMMSAIACDRAGLSFSAVHDSFWTHACDVDSMNNILREAFVRMHSDDVVKRLAAEFEVRYGKNLFLAKVNVSSKIGKAIRAHRRRANHKQAKVQELLEEYKRQKLLQSDDPELQAQGRAMVTPASVFEQAGGADEDLAISSSLGETVVGHVPENLEAAERKTSGMDADSSDPIIESLMTDFDDVLGPKANTEDATAEADLDEIDEPKKKRRGAVHTWLWLPLRFREVPRKGEWDITRIRDSEYFFS